The Corvus moneduloides isolate bCorMon1 chromosome 5, bCorMon1.pri, whole genome shotgun sequence genome includes a region encoding these proteins:
- the SRP72 gene encoding signal recognition particle subunit SRP72: protein MAAAAGAAAAAAGLWSEVNRCGQNGDFARALKSVNKILQINKDDVTALQCKVVCLIQNGNFKEALGVINTHTKVLTSDVIAFEKAYCEYRLNRIESALKTIQSASQQTDKLKELYGQVLYRLERYDDCLAAYRDLIRNSQDEYEEERKTNLSAVVAAQSTWEKVVPEDLGLREATYELCYNSACALIGQGKLNEAMKKLQKAEELCRQSLSEDSDVTEEDIEAELAIIHGQMAYIMQLQGRTEDALQLYNQIIKLKPTDVGLLAVIANNIITINKDQNVFDSKKKVKLTNAEGVEHKLSKKQLQAIEFNKALLAMYTNQADQCRKLSASLQSQSPEHLLPVLIQAAQLCREKQHAKAVGLLQDFADQHPANAVEIKLTMAQLKIAQGSVTKACMILRSIEELQHKPGMVSALVTMYSHEEDIDSAIEVFTQAIQWYQQYQPKSPVHLSLIREAANFKLKHGRKKEAISDLEELWKQNPKDVHTLAQLISAYSLVDPEKAKVLSKHLPSSDTMSLKVDVDALENSHGATYVRKKAGKLTGDNQQKEQGQGEVKKKKKKKKGKLPKNYDPKVTPDPERWLPMRERSYYRGRKKGKKKDQVGKGTQGSTTTGSSELDASRTASSPPTSPRPGSGAAVSATSNVIPPRHQKPAGAPATKKKQQQKKKKGAKGGW from the exons ATGGCGGCagccgcgggggcggcggcggcagcggcggggctgTGGAGCGAGGTGAACCGCTGCGGCCAGAACGGCGACTTCGCTCGCGCGCTCAAGTCCGTCAATAAGA TACTGCAGATCAACAAAGATGATGTGACTGCACTTCAGTGTAAAGTAGTGTGTCTTATCCAGAATGGGAACTTCAAGGAAGCCCTTGGTGTAATCAATACCCACACTAAAGTGTTAACCAG TGATGTTATTGCCTTTGAGAAGGCCTACTGTGAATACAGGTTGAACCGTATTGAAAGTGCTCTCAAGACCATTCAGAGTGCCAGTCAGCAGACAGACAAACTGAAGGAGCTTTATGGACAAGTG tTGTACAGACTGGAGCGTTATGATGATTGTCTGGCTGCATACAGGGATCTCATCCGCAACTCCCAGGATGAGTatgaggaggagagaaaaaccaACCTCTCTGCTGTTGTGGCAGCACAAAGCACATGGGAGAAGGTGGTGCCA GAGGATTTAGGCCTTCGAGAAGCTACCTACGAGCTGTGTTATAACAGTGCATGTGCGTTGATTGGGCAAGGAAAGCTGAATGAAGCAATgaaaaaactacaaaaagcAGAAG agcTGTGCCGCCAGTCACTGTCAGAAGACTCC GATGTGACAGAGGAAGACATTGAGGCTGAACTGGCTATTATTCATGGTCAGATGGCTTATATCATGCAACTGCAGGGGCGTACAGAGGATGCTCTACAGCTCTACAATCAAATAATCAAGTTGAA GCCAACAGATGTAGGACTCCTTGCTGTCATTGCAAATAATATCATCACAATTAACAAG GACCAAAATGTCTTTGATTCAAAGAAAAAGGTGAAGCTGACCAATGCAGAAGGTGTTGAGCATAAACTCTCCAAGAAGCAGCTCCAGGCGATTGAATTCAACAAAGCTTTGCTTGCAATGTACACTAACCAG GCAGATCAGTGCCGCAAGCTGTCAGCAAGCCTGCAGTCCCAGAGCCCTGAGCACCTGCTCCCTGTGCTTATCCAGGCAGCCCAGCTGTGTCGTGAGAAGCAGCATGCAAAGGCCGTAGGGCTTCTGCAG GACTTCGCAGACCAGCACCCTGCCAATGCAGTTGAGATCAAGCTGACGATGGCCCAGCTAAAAATTGCTCAAG GTAGTGTTACCAAAGCCTGCATGATCCTGAGGAGCATAGAAGAACTGCAGCACAAGCCTGGTATG GTGTCTGCGCTGGTGACAATGTACAGTCATGAAGAGGATATTGACAGTGCAATTGAGGTCTTCACACAGGCTATCCAGTGGTATCAGCAATACCAG CCAAAGTCTCCTGTCCATTTGTCACTGATAAGGGAAGCTGCCAACTTCAAACTAAAGCATGGCAGGAAGAAGGAAGCAATCAGCGACTTGGAGGAGCTCTGGAA GCAAAACCCGAAAGATGTGCATaccctggcacagctcatcTCTGCCTATTCCCTGGTTGACCCTGAAAAAGCTAAAGT TCTTAGCAAACACTTGCCTTCCTCAGACACCATGTCATTGAAAGTAGATGTTGATGCGCTGGAGAACTCCCATGGAGCAACCTATGTTCGGAAGAAAGCTGGGAAGCTCACTGGAGACAACCAGCAGAAGGAGCAAGG ACAAGGcgaagtgaagaaaaagaagaaaaaaaagaagg GAAAGCTGCCGAAGAACTATGACCCCAAGGTGACTCCTGACCCTGAGCGGTGGCTTCCAATGCGAGAGCGGTCCTACTATCGTGGACGGAAGAAGGGCAAGAAGAAGGATCAGGTTGGCAAGGGGACTCAGGGTTCAACCACAACTGGCTCCTCTGAACT
- the LEPROTL1 gene encoding leptin receptor overlapping transcript-like 1 yields MAGIKALISLSFGGAVGLMFLMLGCALPQYNQYWPLFVLFFYILSPIPYCIARRLVDDTDATSNACKELAIFLTTGIVVSAFGLPIVFARAELIYWGACALVLTGNTVIFATILGFFLVFGSNDDFSWQQW; encoded by the exons ATGGCCGGGATCAAAG CTCTGATCAGCCTGTCCTTTGGGGGAGCGGTCGGACTGATGTTCTTGATGCTCGGATGTGCCCTTCCCCAGTACAA ccAGTACTGGCCactgtttgttctgtttttttacATCCTTTCCCCTATCCCATACTGCATAGCAAGAAGATTGGTAGATGACACAGATGCTACAAGTAATGCCTGCAAGGAGTTAGCAATATTCCTTACAACAGGCATTGTGGTCTCAGCGTTTGGGCTGCCCATAGTGTTTGCAAGAGCAGAACTG ATTTACTGGGGCGCGTGTGCACTCGTTCTTACCGGGAATACAGTCATCTTTGCTACGATCCTAGGATTTTTCTTGGTCTTTGGCAGCAATGACGACttcagctggcagcagtggtGA
- the SARAF gene encoding store-operated calcium entry-associated regulatory factor translates to MAGPAPLLLLLLCAAAGPVLGWDRPGKVLLRDVQVLTFHRGQYTTSRRTAALPQLQCTGGSAGCSRVPEVVQCYNKGWDGYDVQWQCKADLENAYRFGQLEVSCEGYDYPDDPYILRGSCSLLFRLELTEEGERKVKNSGSFGSSYYQSRKDYSDSGSGAIVVIVLLILAFGVYKFFLSNNQQSQQSSGDSDGFSRPFWQSQQAPPPPPGFKSTFTDDSSFGTHSHHGTSSGPGFWTGLGTGGLLGYLAGSYRAQPRSPYHSMWTDPTAAPPMNGYSRNSTEGSSSGTRTASGFGGTKRR, encoded by the exons ATGGCGGGCCCTGCGCcgctcctcctgctgctgctctgcgcCGCCGCGGGACCCGTGCTGGGCTGGGACCGACCGG GGAAGGTTCTGCTGCGGGATGTTCAGGTGCTCACTTTCCACAGAGGGCAATACACGACATCCAGGCGGACAGCCGCACTCCCTCAGCTCCAGTGCACAGGAGGCTCTGCAGGGTGTTCCCGTGTCCCTGAGGTTGTTCAGTGTTACAACAAAGGATGGGATGGCTATGATGTACAG tggcaGTGCAAAGCAGACTTGGAAAATGCATACCGTTTTGGACAACTAGAAGTGAGCTGTGAAGGCTACGATTACCCGGATGATCCTTACATCCTAAGAGGCTCCTGTAGTTTGCtgttcaggctggagctgaCTGAGGAAGGtgaaaggaaagtgaagaactCCGGAAGCTTTGGCTCTAGCTATTACCAGTCAAGGAAAGATTATTCTGATTCTGGTTCTGGAGCAATTGTTGTAATTGTTCTTCTCATTCTTGCTTTTGGAGTATACAAGTTCTTCCTCAGCAACAACCAGCAGTCTCAGCAGAGTTCTGGGGACAGTGATGGGTTCTCTCGGCCCTTCTGGCAGAGTCAGCAggcacctcctcctcctcctggttTTAAGTCCACCTTCACAG ATGACAGCAGCTTCGGAACGCATTCCCATCATGGAACCAGTTCAGGACCAGGATTTTGGACTGGATTAGGAACAGGAGGCTTGCTAGGCTACTTGGCAGGCAGTTACAG AGCACAGCCGCGTTCCCCGTATCACAGTATGTGGACAGATCCCACAGCTGCACCTCCTATGAACGGGTACTCAAGGAATTCCACAGAAGGCAGCAGTTCAGGAACAAGAACTGCTTCTG gctTTGGGGGCACAAAACGAAGATGA